The following proteins are encoded in a genomic region of Sesamum indicum cultivar Zhongzhi No. 13 linkage group LG8, S_indicum_v1.0, whole genome shotgun sequence:
- the LOC105169419 gene encoding agamous-like MADS-box protein AGL62, whose translation MLMVMMKEGSSLMKKTTQGRKKIEIKKIENLSNRQVTFSKRRVGLFKKASELCILSGAEIAIVVHSLGKRVFSFGHPTPDSVIDRFLNGGGPEGEEPRENCPTPKTRDYNRHYSEVCRELEVEKKRKEVIEEVKRVECYGGGGGGGEFWWDEAVEGLELEELEQYAAALEELMKNVTMRADDLMLIHSSNSLPPPPAAVITMPNSDMEAAACSLDEPAMVEQNQLSSGCFDYGNCIVPHGFGQGQL comes from the coding sequence atgttaatgGTGATGATGAAGGAGGGCAGCAGCCTGATGAAGAAGACCACTCAGGGCCggaaaaagattgaaatcAAGAAGATAGAGAACCTCAGCAACCGCCAAGTCACCTTCTCCAAGCGGCGGGTGGGGCTGTTCAAGAAGGCCAGCGAGCTCTGCATTCTCAGCGGCGCTGAGATCGCCATTGTTGTGCACTCTCTGGGGAAGCGAGTCTTCTCATTCGGCCACCCCACGCCGGATTCCGTCATCGATCGTTTCCTCAATGGCGGAGGGCCGGAAGGCGAGGAGCCGCGGGAGAACTGCCCGACGCCCAAGACGCGGGACTACAACAGGCATTATTCTGAGGTTTGCAGGGAGTTGGAGGTGGAGAAGAAGCGGAAAGAGGTCATCGAGGAGGTGAAGAGAGTGGAGTGCTACGGCGGAGGAGGCGGAGGAGGAGAGTTTTGGTGGGACGAGGCGGTAGAGGGGCTGGAGCTGGAGGAGTTGGAGCAGTACGCAGCGGCGCTGGAAGAACTGATGAAGAACGTCACCATGAGGGCTGATGATCTGATGCTTATTCACAGTTCCAACTCTTTGCCTCCACCGCCTGCGGCGGTCATAACCATGCCCAACTCCGACATGGAGGCGGCGGCGTGCTCGTTGGATGAGCCCGCGATGGTGGAGCAGAACCAGTTGAGCAGTGGTTGTTTTGATTATGGGAATTGTATTGTTCCTCATGGGTTCGGACAAGGGCAGCTCTGA
- the LOC105169076 gene encoding ras-related protein RABA2a-like, with protein MARRPDEDYDYLFKVVLIGDSGVGKSNLLSRFTRNEFCLESKSTIGVEFATRTLQVEGRTIKAQIWDTAGQERYRAITSAYYRGALGALLVYDVTKPTTFDNVSRWLKELRDHADSNIVIMLIGNKTDLKHLRAVATEDAQGFAEKEGLSFIETSALEATNVEKAFQTILSEIYRIISKKSLASDEPAPTSIKEGKTLVVGPQDNNTKKTCCSTS; from the exons ATGGCGCGGAGGCCGGACGAGGACTATGATTACCTCTTCAAGGTTGTATTGATCGGCGATTCGGGCGTGGGAAAATCCAATTTGCTCTCTCGGTTCACCCGAAACGAGTTCTGCTTGGAATCTAAATCCACCATCGGCGTTGAGTTCGCCACCCGTACTCTTCAG GTCGAGGGAAGAACTATTAAGGCTCAGATATGGGACACAGCCGGCCAAGAGAGATACAGAGCCATAACAAGTGCATATTACCGTGGTGCTCTAGGAGCTCTTCTAGTATATGACGTTACAAAACCAACTACTTTTGATAATGTGAGTCGCTGGTTGAAGGAGTTAAGGGACCATGCCGACTCCAACattgttattatgcttataGGAAATAAGACTGATCTCAAGCATCTTAGAGCTGTAGCCACTGAGGATGCTCAAGGTTTTGCAGAAAAGGAGGGGCTTTCATTCATCGAAACGTCTGCTCTGGAAGCCACTAATGTAGAGAAGGCTTTCCAGACTATCCTTTCCGAGATATACCGGATCATCAGCAAGAAGTCGCTTGCCTCAGATGAACCTGCACCAACAAGCATCAAAGAAGGAAAGACTCTTGTTGTTGGCCCACAAGATAACAACACAAAGAAGACTTGCTGCTCTACATCCTAA
- the LOC105169420 gene encoding putative 12-oxophytodienoate reductase 11 yields MSSSSGNGPASSVATVPLSLLSPYKVGEFDLSHRIVLAPLTRNRSYNYVPQPHGAVYYSQRATKGGLLIAEATGVSDTAMGFPDTPGIWTKEHVEAWKPIVDAVHQKGGIFFLQIVHVGRVSTYDFQPNGQAPISSTDKGVTPGLEGLELSPPRRLRKDEVPGIVNDFRLAARNAIEAGFDGVEIHGANGFLIEQFLKDQVNDRTDEYGGSLENRCRFALEIVEAVANEIGSHRVGIRLSPYSDFMEAIDSDPDALGLYMANALNKFNILYLHMIEPRVVGSRVFQGPEDEIPHRLLPMRKAFENTFIAAGGYNRSKGNRAIGDDYADLIAFGRLFLANPDLPRRYELDAPLNKYNRSTFYISDPVVGYTDYPFLEEA; encoded by the exons ATGAGCAGTAGTAGTGGAAATGGCCCAGCTTCCTCTGTTGCTACAGTTCCTCTGAGTCTGCTCTCTCCATACAAAGTGGGGGAATTTGATCTCTCTCACAG AATCGTTTTAGCACCATTAACACGAAACCGCTCCTACAACTACGTTCCACAGCCTCACGGGGCAGTCTATTACTCTCAGCGAGCAACCAAAGGTGGTCTTCTCATTGCTGAAGCAACTGGTGTATCCGACACTGCAATGGG GTTCCCGGATACTCCTGGAATTTGGACAAAGGAGCACGTGGAGGCATGGAAACCAATTGTAGATGCAGTTCACCAAAAGGGTGGCATATTTTTCTTGCAGATAGTGCATGTCGGACGTGTCTCTACTTATG ATTTCCAGCCCAATGGCCAAGCTCCCATCTCATCAACAGACAAGGGAGTTACCCCCGGCCTTGAGGGATTAGAATTGTCACCTCCTAGACGACTGAGGAAGGATGAAGTACCTGGTATTGTCAATGACTTCAGGCTGGCTGCTCGAAATGCTATTGAAGCAG GTTTTGATGGAGTTGAGATACACGGAGCAAATGGTTTCCTAATTGAACAGTTTCTAAAAGATCAAGTAAATGATAGGACAGATGAATATGGTGGGAGCTTGGAAAACCGTTGTCGCTTTGCTCTCGAAATAGTAGAAGCAGTGGCCAACGAGATCGGATCTCATAGAGTCGGGATAAGACTATCTCCATACTCTGATTTTATGGAGGCGATTGACTCGGATCCTGATGCTCTAGGCCTTTACATGGCTAATGCACTTAATAAGTTCAATATTCTCTACCTCCACATGATCGAACCAAGAGTTGTTGGGTCTAGGGTGTTTCAAGGGCCTGAGGATGAAATTCCTCACAGACTCCTTCCAATGAGAAAAGCTTTCGAAAACACTTTCATTGCTGCTGGTGGCTACAACAGAAGCAAGGGAAATAGAGCCATTGGTGATGATTATGCAGATTTGATTGCATTCGGGCGCCTGTTCTTGGCTAATCCAGACTTACCAAGACGGTACGAGCTGGACGCTCCTCTCAACAAGTACAATAGAAGCACATTCTACATTTCAGATCCTGTTGTTGGTTACACTGATTATCCATTTCTTGAAGAAGCTTAG